Part of the Natronobacterium gregoryi SP2 genome, CCGGGGCTCGTCCAGCGGGTCGTCCTCGACAAACTATTTGGTGGTTGACACGGACTGCTGTAACGATCTACCGCTGTAACCGCCGTCTGAGCGCGGCCGCACCGACAATGACCTCCATAACCCGGCCGATAGCCGCGTCGCTCCCGACGACTACTCCGACAGTTCGAGTCGCGTCTTGACGTTTTCGAGAGTCGTCTGCAGCTCCCGCTCGTTGTAGCGGCGAACGAACGGCTCGGCAACCGCCGAAAGTACCGTTCCCGGCAGATCGTACGTCCCAGTGTACGTTAGCCGACTGCCGTCGTCGTGTTCCGCGAGTTCGAGGTCGATCTCGCCCTCGAGTCTGCCGGACATCTCGAAGACGTGTCGCGTCGGCGGTTTGTGGACCGTCTGGACCAGTTCCCCGTCGAGGCCGACGCCGGCCATCTCGTAGGTAAACTCGAGGCGCTTACCGCCGTCGTCGAGGGGTTCGACGTTTCGCACGTCCGAGAGACTCGGCGTCACCTCGGCGTGGTGGTGTGGTTCGTCGAGGTACGCAAACACTGCTTCCGGCGGCGCGTCGATCGTGACGGAGTCACTGGCTGTGACCATGGTCGATAGCTCGCAACCATCCGGCAAAAGGCTCGTCCCTAACTTGTCGGGAAGTGCGGAGGCAAGGGGAGAAAAGTCGAATCCAGCGATGGTCAAGCGGTTCCCCGGGCGTCTCCGGGTTCGGCACGACCGCGCGACGAGTCTCGAGTTCTCTGCAGGACCTGTCCCCGACAACACTCCACCCGTTGTTGATCGTTGACCGCTGCTCAGCGAGACTCCCACTTTACAACAGAAAGGGCTGTCGCTCCCAGTGGTATCGTCCGTTCTTGACCGGTCGGACACGAACGACTGCCGACGGCGGTCAACTGGTGCCGTTCGACATCTCGACGTAGGTGTCGACGAGTTTGCGTTCTG contains:
- a CDS encoding SRPBCC family protein: MVTASDSVTIDAPPEAVFAYLDEPHHHAEVTPSLSDVRNVEPLDDGGKRLEFTYEMAGVGLDGELVQTVHKPPTRHVFEMSGRLEGEIDLELAEHDDGSRLTYTGTYDLPGTVLSAVAEPFVRRYNERELQTTLENVKTRLELSE